GTAGATTTGCGCctcttgctacagatttcgttggAATCTAACAAGCTAGATTTactggaggcaaatcgactaCCGACCgaatctttactctacggcagattCTCCAGAAATGCAGAGAGCATCAGATCGCTACGAATCACCTGTTCATTAAATTCAAGGCGGCATACGATACCATAGAACAAATTCGATGGAAAGCTGGTACTGCTGTTAATGGCCATTATAAACGAGGTACAGTGCAAGGTGAAGGtgtcgagcatgctgtcggaatagTTTTAATCTTACTGAGGTCTAAAGCGTGAAACGCGAGGCTAATAGAATTTAATTAAGGATCAATGcgaagaagacaaaatacctccTCGTCgcaggctctgaccgtgatagagcccgactcggaagcatagtatcagttgacgacgacgatctcgaggATGCAGAGGAGTtatgctaccttggtacgatcgtaacttcggacaacaatgtaagcagcgaaatcggATTGCGAGAGCAAACTCCAGAAGACTCAAtgaacacacgaaatgcacgatataTCGCAAaatgatacgtccggtagtcctctaacGGGTACGAATCCTGGGCtgtgctgacggaggacgccaatgcatacaacattttcgaacggcggttGCTAAGAACTATCTTTGGCGATATGTGCGAGCGAAAGAGTTtggtggtgctgatatcctgaggGTAGTCAAAGTCAGATGATACGATGGTtgaggcacgtgatgaggatatCGCACTCATGCCAGAGGAGTACAGCAAgcccgttggctggatcaagtaaTGTCAAACCTGTTGCAGCCGAGGATGAAGGACTTCAACCCTACACTGAGTTTCAGAGAAtcggattggcgacctggcgcCAATTCGGTTCCATTTCTGACCATTTCTGCGCGTCATTCTCAACCATGAgcagaccaagaagaagaataagaagttCGGAAGCATCAAAAGAAACGGTACCCATGCTACAATTATTAGCTAATAAATAATCTTGCTTTTCGGTTCCATTTTATTCGccttagttttgttttgtttgatactGTACTGTttgaaacagtgaaaaaaaaactaatccaATGTGATTTCCAGATTCAAAAAAACTCTATCTGAGCCCATTTTCACACTCCCGTTTGCAACCGGTTGTTTTCCCCAACTGCAAGGAAACTGCACGTGACACGCAAAACAGGGAACATATGAACGGCCTATTCATCATGTTTATGATTTATCTATATATCTCTCTGGCGCGCGTATTTTCACAACTTACAAGGGATTGTAAGGATTTCCCCGATGGAGACTAATAAATTGCTTCGTATCGCTGCTTTTTTTAATCCTGATCTATCTCTCGTTTCTATTGCCGGCTTATAGTCGGCATCAgcatgtgtttgtatgttcTTTGTCAgttgtttgccattttacCCCTCTGTCCAAATCCCTATTGCTAAGGAGGATGTTGCTTATCAAAAAAATAACGGGCAGAGACAAAGACATCCTGGGGATGTGTATTTCGCGGTACATACAGACAAGTTATGCTGATTTACTTCATCAAAATGAtcttgatggtggtggtgctggttgtTGGTAGTGGTTGTgttatgctttctttttttttacaaattaaaaGTTAATCGGCTTGCCAAAGCTGGCGGCCGTATGGGCTTCTCGAAGAGCTTCCGCACAGGTCGGATGGGCATGGCAAACGCGAGCAACATCCTCCGCCGACGCACCGTATTCCATGGCTAGGACAGACTCGTTGATCAGCTCACCAGCGGCCTGCggaataatattttcattattagatcagtaatttaaaataactttagagtaaaatgtaaaatctCACCGGTCCAATGATATGCACACCAAGCACACGATCCGTCTGCTTATCGGCCAGCACCTTCACGAATCCATCCGTATCGTTGTTCGTCTTGGCACGGGAGTTTGCCGCGAACGGGAACTTGCCGACATTGTACGCCACACCTTCCGCCTTCAGTTCCTCCTCGTTCTTGCCCACCCAGGCCACCTCCGGATGCGTGTACACTACGCTTGGCACACAGTTGTAGTCAATGTGCACGTGGCCACCGAGCATACCCTCAACCGCAACAATACCCTCATCCTCAGCCTTGTGCGCCAACATAGGTCCATGGATACAATCGCCGATCGCGTACACGCTCGGCACAATCGTCTGGAACTGGCTGTTAACCGGCACACGGCCTCGATCATCCTTCACAATACCGACGTTCTCCAGTCCCAGTCCCTCCGTATACGGACGACGGCCAACACACACCAGCAGCACGTCAAACTCCAGATTTTGCTGCGAACCATCCTTCACGTTCTCGACCGTTACGGTCACACCGCTACCACCCTTCGACGCACTGATCACCTTCGTGCCCAGCATAAACTTCATGCCCTGCTTGGTGAGAATTTTTTGGAAGTTCTTCGACACCTCCTGATCGATACCGACACCACCGATCGTGTTGAGAAATTCGATAGCGGTCACTTCCGCCCCGAGTCGGCCCCAAACCGAACCCAACTCCAGCCCAATCACACCGGCACCGATGAGACCAAGTCGTCGCGGTACTTCCTTTAGCTTAAGTGCACCCGTCGATGAGACGATTGTTTCCTCGTCCACTTCAATGCCCGGGAATGGGGTCACTTCCGAGCCGGTTGCGATCAGGATGTTCTTCGTGTTGACCGTTTCCTCACCGCCGTCCACTTTCTTAGCGACCACCGTGTTAGGGCCGGTAATCGTGCCGAAACCGTTGATGTGTGTCACTTTGTTCTTCTTAAAGAGCTGCGCAATACCACCGGTAAGCGATTTGACCGCTTTCGACTTTTGGTCCATCAGTTTGCTCAGATCGAGGCGCACATTCTCGACGACAATACCGCGCGCGGCAAGATCGCCCGAGTGAGCCATGTGGTAGTAGTGCGAATTGTTTAGCAGAGCTTTCGAAGGGATGCAGCCCACATTCAGACAGGTTCCGCCGAGTGTGTCATTCTTTTCGATGCACACGGTCTAAAGGGGTAAAAATAGGAGAAAcgagaaaaatgttaaaaactaATCATAATAAGTAAAGCTGTTCGTTTCTAGTGGATATTGCATACGAAGGCATGACATGCTAGGTATTTATCACACACGTTGCGTAAAtcagaaacacattttttccaaaatacgGACCGCGCCGGATCACAGCTGACCGTTCAACGGTCATTTAATTATAGACGCACTATGGGACAATCGAGAGACATCATTCTATCATATGATGTACCGCGAAATCATCACAACTAGTGATGGGTGGGTCGACCCGAACCTACCTTGGCCGGAGCCATTAATTAGCGACCCGGATCGGTTCGTGTTGCATTCCCAACTCCAACGAGTTCGGATCGCCCCGTGAGTACAGTAACGCATATGTGAGAATCATTATAAAAGCTCACTCGCGAGGAGTTAACAGTCGCCAGAGGGATTCAAATTGCAAATAGTGTTTAAACTGGATGGGGATTGGAACTGCAAAGAGTTTTTCAGACTCTCTTAGGTTTCCTATAAACTTCTCAAAGCGACGTGACGTCGTTTCACAGGTTGCCTACAACCCCTCTTCTCCAGCTCAGtacttaaaattttgatttaggATTGTCTTCTGACTTGTTATAACGACTCTCGAAAGAGTTGTAAAAAGAGGCAAATCCCAGTAGGGAGtgaatcatattttttaaatagttaTTATTCTCATTTCTAGTGCATAGAGTGCAAGGAGAGTTTTTCACCTCATGGTGTTACTTAGCCCgcagagtgagtgagtgagtgagtcaTAAGTCGACACAGAACGTGAGTGAGTATAATCCGAAAAAAGTTATTGTAGtacattacttttttttgaatCCTACAAAGAATGAGTGAATGATTTAATTATCTTTACCCAAATCCTCTTTCTTGGTTCAAATCAATAACAAGGAGTGAGATTTTTCATCTCTAGACCCGTGGATTCGGGTCGTCTTCAACGTGCAATGGGTTCGAAATGACCATATACTATGCAGCACCTATTATAGGTCATTCGCACCCAAGGATCGAAATCGATTCCTACAGGAACGAACCTAACTGTGGGTCGATTCGTAAAAAAGAGTCGTAAGATCCATCACTAATTTCTACGCGTGTCAATCGGTAAGCGACCCTTTAAAGGGACCTATTTATAACCGAACCGGTCATGTGGGCCACACCACCGACTATGGCCACTCCACTTTCACTTGTTTTTCcaccgtgcgtgcgtgcgtgcttgTCTGTGACCTTGAAATCCGCAAGCAACGTATTACGCGCGTCACATCTGACAACACATCTGACGTTCAGCTCGGCAAAACGTCCGCAAACAAGCTCCCGCAGGTCATGCCTCCACTGTCTCACAAACGAATAATCACGCGTATCATGTCTTATCAGCTGTCCCTTACGATGCTTCCCAAAACGTTCCAATCACCATCCCGCGCTCCTTCCACGCTCACTTACCTTCATACCGAGCTGTGCGGCTTTGATGGAGGCAACATATCCACCCGGTCCAGAGCCGATAACCACTAGGTCGGCATCGTGTGTCGTCGAGTAGTATCGGCCGTAAAGCGCTCCTAGCACTGCACCATGATTTCGAAGGCTTGCGTTGccctacaaataaaaaaaaggagaaaggaCAGTCACACCGTTAGCCCGGATGACGTACAGCACGATTAGAAAAACCGGCGATGCAGGAAGGTGTAAGATCATGGCGTGTTTCGATGGATTTTCACAACATTGCGAACACTTTCCTGCCTCCGTTCAACCCTCGCCCTGTCGTACAAGCCCGATTTTCATCATCCCGCAACATAACGCCATCAATAATCGCGGTCGCAATGATGAGGTGGGGATTGCATAATCGATCCCTTTTCTTCTACCATTTAGCGAGCGGTACACGACGGTGAGGGCCGAagagagatgaaaaaaaaaatccatcacaCCATCCGCACCCGCACACGTTACTAACCTTGACGGCAACGTTCACCAAATAGCGAATGTTGGACTGCATGTTGTTGGTAGAATGCTGATACGGGCAGGTTGGCGGGTTAGATCTTTCCGGTTATCCCCCCGCTAGAGTGGCGCACAGGTTGGCGGAATGCTTCACTTCAGGTGGTCAGTGGCTCGCGCGTAAGTCCTCCGGTCGTCGTTCCGTTCGGGAGAGGTTTCGTGTGCCGCAAAACTGTCCACTTCTCGCTCGCGCAATCGAAAACGgcaagcagtttttttttgtcaattcGCGAAACCTGCTGACAAACGTCAAACGGGTGACGTTTCACACTTTTGACGGCACCATGCTTCGTTGAGTTTCGTCAATTTTTGGGATTGAACAGTGGGTATGCAATCCGACGGAAAAATGTCGAGTCgcgtttttttggtgttgttgtgcTAAGTTTCCCGCAAATTTTCCGCAGATTTTGTGCCAaaagttcttttattttgcatatCGATCAACACTATAAGTGTTTAAAACAGGTAGTAAATGAGGTTATTGAGTATTAAGCGAAAAATCATCTAAATTCTGAACGCCCTTGCTCTGTTTACTATTCCCATActaatcgtgttctattttctttcaggactgtgttttttgtgttttatttgtgtaaATGGATGGCAGATATATAAAATCAAGCCTGATTGCTGGCACTCTCAGGTAAGTTCAGCattcattttttatcataTCGTACCAAATATTGGGGCTGGAGAACAACACATACTAGACGGAACATGTCGTTTCGGATAGATTTTGACCTTACTTGTCATGCACTACCGCTTCAATTTGGGTCTCCTTTAATCGAGTGGGCAGCTTTAAAAGATGTTAAGAACTGGGTCTTTCGGTATTGTTCTCATGACATCATCAGCGTACCAGAGCCTAGTCGGTGGCGTATCAACTTGTTTTCCCTGGACCCTGGGCAAATTGGGGAGGGGATTGGGGTTGGGTGTTTTTGTTCGAGGTCCTGCGAATGCATGTTGGCAACAATAATTTTCACACAATTGAAAGGCCAACGTGGGAATGGGGGAGACGGGCTTCCTTTGAGTCCATCGTAAAATGTACTGAGCGGGAAGACATGAGGGAGGGGGATAATTGGATAAGACATGCTGCATCGAGGTAAAGGACAATTGTGTGTCCTGCTCTCCTTCAATGGGCCCCCTTGTACGATTTCTTGCTACGAAGCTCCCAACACCGGGACCCTGTTACGATGCACCTTGTTGTGTCGGGGCCCTAGGCGGCAGCGTACGCCGTCCACCGATAGATCGGCTTCTGAGCCTAGTGAGTCTACTTCGCTACTCAATAGGCCCATTCAATCCTTTTGTAAGATCCAGATATCCTTTAGTAAGTTCCTGCTACGtatgaaaatctcaaaacggTCATGTACATGTCATGAGCATTTTCCAacatctagattaagttattAAATGCTTTCAATAAGCAAGACCCTTTGCATTCGGAGAGTTTGACCCGTGAAAACTCTATAACCTCAACAACCTATACGAACAGTGTGctttattctttatttttacatgtttttcatcgtttcaaTTCTAGTTTTCTAGCCATTGCTTCCATCAGTTTGGCATCAGTTTGACGTGGGGAAGCTTGCTTTagggaaagagaaagacagtaaaaaaataaaaaaatggggGTATTGAGGGATATTTAAGCTACTCGCTACGGAT
This genomic window from Anopheles maculipalpis chromosome 2RL, idAnoMacuDA_375_x, whole genome shotgun sequence contains:
- the LOC126568145 gene encoding dihydrolipoyl dehydrogenase, mitochondrial, with the translated sequence MQSNIRYLVNVAVKGNASLRNHGAVLGALYGRYYSTTHDADLVVIGSGPGGYVASIKAAQLGMKTVCIEKNDTLGGTCLNVGCIPSKALLNNSHYYHMAHSGDLAARGIVVENVRLDLSKLMDQKSKAVKSLTGGIAQLFKKNKVTHINGFGTITGPNTVVAKKVDGGEETVNTKNILIATGSEVTPFPGIEVDEETIVSSTGALKLKEVPRRLGLIGAGVIGLELGSVWGRLGAEVTAIEFLNTIGGVGIDQEVSKNFQKILTKQGMKFMLGTKVISASKGGSGVTVTVENVKDGSQQNLEFDVLLVCVGRRPYTEGLGLENVGIVKDDRGRVPVNSQFQTIVPSVYAIGDCIHGPMLAHKAEDEGIVAVEGMLGGHVHIDYNCVPSVVYTHPEVAWVGKNEEELKAEGVAYNVGKFPFAANSRAKTNNDTDGFVKVLADKQTDRVLGVHIIGPAAGELINESVLAMEYGASAEDVARVCHAHPTCAEALREAHTAASFGKPINF